The following are encoded in a window of Pseudomonas multiresinivorans genomic DNA:
- the accD gene encoding acetyl-CoA carboxylase, carboxyltransferase subunit beta — protein MSNWLVDKLIPSIMRSEAKKSSVPEGLWHKCPSCEAVLYRPELEKTLDVCPKCDHHMRIGARARIDIFLDEEGREELGAELEPVDRLKFRDSKKYKDRLTAAQKDTGEKDALISMSGKLMGMPVVVSAFEFSFMGGSMGSVVGERFVRAANYALENRCPMICFSASGGARMQEALISLMQMAKTSAALARLREEGIPFISVLTDPVYGGVSASLAMLGDVIVGEPRALIGFAGPRVIEQTVREKLPEGFQRSEFLLEHGAIDMIVHRAELRPRLAKVLAKFTHTPSTALAG, from the coding sequence ATGAGCAACTGGCTGGTAGACAAGCTGATCCCTTCCATCATGCGTTCCGAGGCTAAGAAGAGCTCGGTGCCGGAAGGCCTGTGGCACAAGTGCCCGTCCTGCGAAGCGGTGCTGTACCGTCCGGAGCTGGAAAAGACCCTCGATGTCTGCCCCAAATGCGATCACCACATGCGTATCGGCGCGCGTGCGCGCATCGACATCTTCCTCGATGAGGAAGGTCGCGAGGAGCTGGGCGCCGAGCTGGAGCCGGTGGACCGCCTGAAATTCCGCGACAGCAAAAAGTACAAGGACCGCCTGACCGCCGCGCAGAAGGATACCGGCGAGAAGGACGCGCTGATCTCCATGAGCGGCAAGCTGATGGGCATGCCGGTGGTGGTCAGTGCCTTCGAGTTCTCCTTCATGGGTGGCTCCATGGGTTCCGTCGTCGGGGAGCGCTTCGTGCGCGCTGCCAACTACGCACTGGAAAACCGCTGCCCGATGATCTGCTTCTCCGCGTCGGGTGGCGCGCGCATGCAGGAAGCGCTGATCTCCCTGATGCAGATGGCCAAGACCTCCGCTGCGCTGGCCCGCCTGCGCGAAGAGGGCATCCCGTTCATCTCCGTGCTGACCGACCCGGTTTACGGCGGTGTTTCCGCCAGCCTGGCGATGCTCGGCGACGTGATCGTCGGCGAGCCGCGTGCCCTGATCGGCTTTGCCGGCCCGCGCGTGATCGAGCAGACCGTACGCGAGAAGCTGCCCGAAGGCTTCCAGCGCAGCGAGTTCCTGCTGGAGCACGGCGCCATCGACATGATCGTTCACCGTGCCGAGCTGCGTCCGCGCCTGGCCAAGGTGCTCGCCAAGTTCACCCACACTCCAAGTACCGCACTCGCAGGATGA
- a CDS encoding phosphoribosylanthranilate isomerase yields the protein MSAVRIKICGITRVEDALAAAEAGADAIGLVFYARSPRAVSIQQARAIVAALPPFVSTVGLFVDATRCELGEILDAVPLDVLQFHGDETPEACSGWHKRYLKALRVKPGDDVAAQIATYPQASGFLLDTYVEGIPGGTGQAFDWSLVPKDVQRPLILAGGLTVANVAEAIAQVRPYAVDVSGGVEASKGIKDAQKIRDFIAQCRSVA from the coding sequence TTGTCTGCCGTTCGCATCAAAATCTGCGGTATTACCCGAGTCGAGGATGCCCTGGCAGCCGCCGAGGCGGGTGCCGACGCCATCGGCCTGGTGTTCTACGCCAGGAGCCCGCGCGCGGTAAGCATCCAGCAGGCCAGGGCAATCGTTGCCGCGTTGCCGCCCTTTGTCAGCACCGTCGGCCTGTTCGTCGACGCCACTCGTTGTGAGCTGGGGGAAATCCTCGATGCGGTGCCGTTGGATGTCCTGCAGTTCCACGGCGACGAAACGCCCGAAGCCTGCTCCGGCTGGCACAAGCGTTACCTCAAGGCCCTGCGCGTGAAGCCGGGTGATGACGTGGCGGCGCAGATCGCGACCTATCCACAGGCCAGTGGTTTCCTCCTCGATACCTACGTGGAGGGCATCCCTGGTGGAACCGGGCAGGCTTTCGACTGGTCCCTGGTGCCGAAGGATGTTCAGCGCCCACTGATCCTGGCAGGTGGCCTGACGGTAGCCAACGTGGCCGAGGCCATCGCCCAGGTACGGCCATACGCCGTGGATGTGAGCGGCGGGGTGGAGGCGAGCAAGGGCATCAAGGATGCGCAGAAGATCCGCGATTTCATCGCCCAGTGTCGGTCGGTGGCTTGA
- the truA gene encoding tRNA pseudouridine(38-40) synthase TruA, whose product MIEAVPSAAAESAAVGVSRIALGVEFKGSRYRGWQRQENGVPTVQGALEKALSRVADHPVSLMCAGRTDALVHASGQVVHFDTTAERSLIAWVMGTNANLPNDISVTWAKVMPAHFHARFTAMARRYRYVIYNDQIRPAHMAEEVTWNHRPLDVSLMREAAKALVGTHDFTSFRAVQCQAKSAIKTVHHLEVIEHGRLIVLDVRANAFLHHMVRNFAGMLMTIGAGERPVEWAAEALAARDRRASGITAHPYGLYLVSVEYPEEFVLPERYLGPHFLSSLPDVVG is encoded by the coding sequence ATGATTGAAGCAGTACCCTCAGCGGCGGCCGAATCGGCCGCCGTTGGCGTTTCCAGGATTGCCCTGGGCGTCGAATTCAAAGGCTCGCGATATCGCGGTTGGCAGCGCCAGGAAAACGGTGTGCCGACCGTGCAGGGCGCGCTGGAAAAAGCTCTGTCCCGGGTGGCTGATCACCCGGTTTCCCTGATGTGCGCAGGCCGTACCGATGCGCTGGTGCACGCGAGCGGGCAGGTGGTGCATTTCGATACCACCGCCGAGCGCTCGCTCATCGCCTGGGTCATGGGCACCAATGCCAACCTGCCCAACGATATCAGCGTGACCTGGGCCAAGGTGATGCCGGCACATTTCCATGCGCGCTTCACCGCCATGGCGCGGCGCTACCGCTATGTGATCTACAACGACCAGATCCGCCCGGCGCACATGGCCGAGGAGGTCACCTGGAACCACCGTCCGCTGGATGTCTCGCTCATGCGCGAAGCGGCCAAGGCGCTGGTCGGCACCCATGACTTCACCTCGTTCCGCGCGGTGCAGTGTCAGGCCAAGTCGGCGATCAAGACCGTGCATCACCTGGAGGTGATCGAGCACGGGCGCCTCATCGTGCTGGATGTCCGCGCCAACGCCTTCCTGCATCACATGGTGCGTAATTTTGCCGGCATGCTGATGACCATTGGCGCCGGCGAGCGCCCGGTGGAGTGGGCAGCCGAGGCACTGGCTGCGCGCGACCGGCGCGCTAGCGGCATCACCGCGCATCCTTACGGACTGTACCTGGTGAGTGTGGAATACCCGGAAGAGTTCGTGTTGCCCGAGCGCTACCTGGGGCCACATTTCCTTTCAAGTTTGCCGGATGTCGTTGGCTGA